One Phyllostomus discolor isolate MPI-MPIP mPhyDis1 chromosome 10, mPhyDis1.pri.v3, whole genome shotgun sequence genomic window carries:
- the LOC114508100 gene encoding cytochrome c: MGDVEKGKKIFVQKCAQCHTVEKGGKHKTGPNLHGLFGRKTGQAPGFSYTDANKNKGITWGEATLMEYLENPKKYIPGTKMIFAGIKKSSERADLIAYLKKATNE, from the exons ATGGGTGATGTTGAGAAAGGCAAGAAGATTTTTGTTCAGAAGTGTGCCCAGTGCCATACTGTGGAAAAGGGAGGCAAGCACAAGACTGGGCCAAACCTCCATGGTCTGTTTGGGCGAAAGACGGGTCAGGCCCCTGGATTTTCTTACACGGATGCCAACAAGAACAAAG GGATCACCTGGGGAGAGGCTACACTGATGGAGTATTTGGAGAATCCCAAGAAGTACATCCCTGGGACAAAAATGATCTTCGCTGGCATTAAGAAGAGTTCAGAAAGGGCAGATTTGATAGCTTATCTCAAAAAAGCTACTAATGAGTAA